TTAGTGAAGAAACAGGATAAACACTGAATTTGGAGTTTTGCTAAAAAAAATTCTAGGTTTTTTAACATAAaagatacaaacaaaaaatttGTATATCCATATTGTTATTTAAggtatcaatatcattattgctaATTGGAATCTTTTATTGATCGCTTCACCAGTTATCAGGCAATAAATCAATCACCACTTCCTGATTATTGGTTGTTGCTGATAAGGATCATTATCAATTACATATCATGGTAAGTTTTTTCATTGTCTTGCCTGGCTGTGGATATGTGTAGTGAGACAAGTAATGCTCGTCATCTCATGGCATGTATTATTTACAATATCCTACCTCTTGTTGGAGAAAAGATGCTTTGCTGTAAATTCATTATATACTTATttgtaaaggaataaataacCTCAGCAAAATTGTTATGAAATGCCACAAGTAAAACAAAATTGTATCGATTATTATGTTTGATATACCATTCTCCGAGGAGCAGCCCACTATAAGGTGACTGTGTCTCTGGGATATTTCTTCCTTGTAATTATCCATGTCACAATTCAGCAGTCatgcatctcttcctttttcttcacacatgaaatattaataaataaatataatgatgatgataataataataatgataattcatATATGCATGAGGAGTTTTCTAACTAAATATTCAGTACATACTCAGCCACAGGTCATAAGTCTACACGATGAAAGTATCTTGGTATCTAATTCTATTCTTTTCTGCAGCGGAAAGTGAAAAGCTAATGTATTACCTGTAGTTTAAAAATCTTGTCTAGGCCAGAATTCATCAGTGAAAATGATGAGGATACACCACAAGAAcattttcaatttccttttttttattttttatttaatttatatagttatttttagtttttatttattttttattattattattatttttttttttatacagttgCTTGTAATGTATGCTCACCAGCAAAAAAAAGTACCACTAACATATCCCCCTAGATATAGATGGACATATTCTGAGCATGGCTTTCACTGAGTGGATGAGAGAGGCATGAATATAATCCTTCAAAGTCACACCCCTTATATGGAAAACAATACACAGTAACATTATGTAGTTATGTATCATTCATGGACCAAGATAAGTGCTCTTGTTGCTAAATATATCCAGTTGTTGGCAGAGGACCAGTGTCTTGAATTTCAAAGAttttaacaaaggaagagaacatTTAGTAAGTCCCTCTCAGAACAGATTGGAAATGGTATACGTATACTGAAAGTGCTTGACAGTTTGAGGGTATATGTATGTTGGAAGCTGTTgcctaaaaatgaataagtacaaaatacaaagaaaagtggaagtaaattacatccaggtcacaagCCCTGGATGTAAGTAACTAACCATTCATATAAGTATATTGACGTACATTACCAATAAGTATATAGACATACATTATCATCAATCAAACACAATTAACATCTACAAGTATGTATGGATTTAATTGTTTGTTGTGTTCTGCAGCAGTCTATATACAGATACCacttgttcagttttgcagcaGTCTATACTTATATATATTCAATTGTTTGTTGGGTTTCGTGGCAGTCAGTAGAGTCTATAATATagacttttatatatatatatatatatatatatatatatatatatatatatatatatatatatatatatatatatattatttcttttattttgtactaATACACTCATCTGCTCTGCCACCGGGATGGGGTTAATATTAATTGTTGCCAAATGCGTCTCGTGAAAAGTGGTCACCGTGGATTGCCTGGTTATTAGTTTGTGTCAAGGACTCTTATATattcttgtatattccttggtttGTGTGCGAGCAGCCTGGCATGGCTCAGTGCAGGCGGTGACAGAGGCAGTGAGATTGGTGAAGACAAAGATactgataatagtgatagtaaagaagagaacagtgtgtctgtagcctctcagtaaccAGAGCTCATTTCACGGTGATGCTATATCATAACCTAACATTGGTAACCCCCCAGAAATGATATGGCCAGGATTGGCAAGGAGTTAAGTGCTGGCATCTGTACATACACCACAGTGTCAAAGGGGATGGAGACAGAATAAGCCTAACAAGTACCACAAGGACACACATAGTCAGGGTTGTCTTGGAGCTCACTCACAAGAGCATTCAGAGCTTTTATTTTCGTGCAAAAGTGTTTACGACGTCTGCATTGATACAGTAGAAATGTGATGAATGGGTCTGGATTCCAATGGTTCTGTGACACTTCTCTGGCATTTTCTTGTTGAAGAAAAGCCAAACTTGAAGGCAAGCTCCTGGGAGTCAGTGGTTCAAGGAAGAGTGGCATAGTAGTATCTTGGTGAGAATGCCTTATCTCCGACAAATATCTGCACAGTTGTCTATTTTTAAGGAGTGTAGGAGATACCAGTACCACAACTGCCTTTGCATTACTTGATAGTCTATGCcaaccatcttgtatattttgtcCATATGAAATGCTCCACtgatcttccacctcctctcctttatttctcaggCATCTCTTCAACTTATTTACgagttctttttccttctctccctccccgtaCACCAAAAGGAAGTGTTTGCGGCACACGTGGTTTCGGTAGAGTCTCTCAGCCCTGCAAACACCAAAACCAGGCTGTATGAGGTTGCTGTTATGTCACCAGAACTGTCATTTAAGTCATGTTGAAAGCAGTTAACACTAATTGCTCAAACTAACATACAGGACTTACCTTTCCTGACCCACTAGACCCGCAAGTTCTCTCAGCAGGTGACTCTGAAGCTCGTTCAGCTCTCTTTGGTCGTGTGGCTGTCTCTCCCTGGTGAAAAAGTGAACGTTGGGGAAGGATATGCGTTAATAACAAGTTACTTAACTTACATATTTACCACTGTTACTGTGGAATCACTTATTTCCAGAGCTGGACAcgacttattcttttttatttatttcctttttctttcaagtgAGACTGACTTTGCGAGTTTGCCGCCCGATCTGGTGCGACTTTACTTTTGGCCCACCTATTGCTTCTTACGACTTTGcgatttattactctctctctctctctctctctccgaagtgCAACTAATAAGTGGTGCTAACGTTATTTCCATAATTCCCTTTCACTGATCAGGCACCACACAGCGTGCAGACATCTACACTTTACACGGAGCAAAGTTTCTGAGAGGCGTGGCAAGGAATTATTTTGGGTTTCATGTAAGAGGTGAAAAACTGAccaaaggcaacagaaagattaaaaaaaataaataaataaaaataaggctAACTTATGTTCCTTTCATGAATTTCATGCAACATTCCTATTTCAGTGCATTCGATTCATAGTATTCATAATGGAACAGGCTGCGTGTGACTTGATAGCCTACTCTTTCCCTGACGGAGATTAAATTGAGTTCTTAGTAATACAAAACCGTGTGAAGTAGGAGGAACTCACCCCGCTTCGGCTGTGaactgatcttgatcttgatcttgattgaTTCTGGCCGGTCCCTCCGAGGGCTTCAGAGTGAGTCTGGAGTAACAAGAGCTTCCCATGCTCTTGATGTCTGCGTGTGGAGTTCTTTAAAGAAAGGAGATTAATGTAGTTTTAATGTTGAATTATCGAAAACTCATCCTAAATTCTGAATTTCATCAGTGAATTACTGGAGTTTGTCAATGAAAATTAATGATTTAGATAAATAGACTTTTGTAAAAGATTCACCGCACAGGTCTACGACTCTACAATATGCGAAGGATACATCACCCTTCATGGAGCCTGTTGGGTTTCTGCAGAATGGTTTCATGACTATGCACATAACTgggacaatgataatgatgttatATTCTTGGTATATAGTAACACAAAAGCTATAATGTGAGTGAATCGAATTGATCAAAGTAACAATTATTTATGTATGGAAATTActccacaacaacagcaacactgtTACACAGCGACATGGCATGTCCATTCATGGTCAAGGTTGTCAAGTGACCTCAGGTTACTGTTCCTGTTGGTGTCTGCCGCAGGCATCAGCAGGTGCCTCGCCTCTTAGCTTCATATTTGTATCCGACCATCCGTACGTGCTTGGTGAAATTACTCCCATTCTGTTTTCAAACAAGACTGACTACAAAAACTTTAGCAAACAAGTTTTTAGTAGTCATTATTGAGCTTTACAAATATAAGACATAATTGTAGGTAGTGGAATGTGGTGCATGCTTTATAAGGAACAATACCGCTGTGTAAATATACATGAattaagaagataaagagagaatgatgcagtaagaagacgagaagagaagggTGTAGAGTGAGACACTTcccaaaagaggaggaagaaaaggatgcagaaaatggaaaggaggaagacaaggatgcAGAAAATGAGACATCTTCCAAGAAGAGGATATTTGCTCGTTGCAGCGTGCCATATCCGGAGAGACGAGGCTCGTACTACATTGCACATTCCCAACGTTAAGGAATAGCGACGTCATGCCACTTCACTGGTAGCTGTAGGTACTGgctggttaagagagagagagagagagagagagagagagagagagagagagtcctcggACTTGAATTAAGGCTAAATTGTGCTCCGTCGACTTACCTGATATAAGCAGCTATTTCTGATTCTTCCGAGGAAaatagtgtttgtttgtttgttttttcctccctctctttttctccgtgACGGAGTCTGTGTGGAGAGTTATCGCATGGGCGGCTGCTGCGCTTGGTCCCCTTTGTTGGGCCGAGTTGTCTGTGACGCAGCATGCGCCACACTTAATACTGAGCTGGTTCAGGGAATTGTTGGTTGTACGAcgtctcttgaaaaaaaaaaaaaaaacagcagttcAAGTGATGGTTATGAGACGCCTTACAGTTACAGCAATATATCTGTGAGCTGTGTCTGTTGTTCAACTCACCAGATTAACACTACACATGCAGGACAGTTAAGGACGTCAGCCACCACTCACTATTCATGTTACTCATGGACGCACTGAGAGGACGACGGCAATGATAATGACTGCAAGGGAAGACAGCCTCGGAGGCCGGAGCCTCCCCAGCAGAGAGGCTTGTGGTGGGAGGAGCATCCCTTCGTGTGTCCACGCACTGTACAGCACATCATCTACTGTGTTCATTACTTACTCCAGGGGTCCGTTGATGGTAAGCAGTGTGGTCTTACCCATAACCATGTCAGGAAAAATGCTGCCTTCGAAAATAAAACCAAGTGGAAAGGTTGAATGTCCTtctaataagtgaaaaaaataaatagaccaaTAAATATATCTGGCACCACTGGCGGCAGAAAGGAGGGGAGTGGGAGACCTCAACGCTGCAATGTGTTACGAGtggtatctttttgttttttattttatcggtCAAAGCCTTACTCTCCGTGTTTAGTCTCATCAGTAGGCACACTTTAATGTTGTCAACATTGGAGGGATGGTCAGGGATCATTTtatccgacacacacacacacacacacacacacacacacacacacacgaatacactATCTTCGTACGAGATCCGGGCCGTCTTTAGGAAAAGAATTTCCACTTAGCAGTGTTGAcgtcacacacacccacgcacttGCTGAAGGGATGTGAAGGAATGGTCACTGGCCGCTGGCTCTCATCTCGATCGTGGTCGTTGAGTTTTAGGTGCTTAGAAAAGAGACATAACAATGGAAGTACAGCGTGCATTGTGTGACTGAAATTTTGTGGACTTTAACCCCTGTTTGCTTCGGTGTCCAGGCTGAGGTCATACAGATCTACACACTCTgtaattgatagatagatacatttattgttgcattaataatgaaatacaacattCAAAGGGGTTTTTAATTGTGCTTTTACGATTTTAACGACGGATTAACAGGATTTTTCAattctaaaggctctagtttatAGGTTCCCAACCTGGGATTTATGAACCagcaggggttcacaagaaggTTTCCAGGattacttagatggctgatctaataatatcgcTTGCAGTACCATCGCATATTGAGTAAATTAACATTACTGTTCGATGCCAGATTACTGGgagttcgggtagatggtcttacaACTCACAGGTTCTTaatgagaaaaaggttgagatgCTGAGCAGAGTTGAAGTGAAGAGAGTTGTATAGGTGTTTTTgcgattctagtgacaggttaacaaatTATCTGTACTCAAAGGCCTCTAGTTAAAttgacgggtttttaaggatgtttgtacTATTCtattgacaaattaacaagatttctacactcagAAGCCAGACCATTCATGGGATTACATTAGCGAGGAGGAAAGTGGGTGCGTCCTGATCTAGACTACATATATTGcatttttgttgtcattatgattattattattattattattattattattattattattattattattattattattattattatcattattattattctggaatcagggtgtcttgtataagcactcccaggtctttttcttccttccttttcgttaTTATCTCTTCTCACATTTTGTATTCTATTCCCACGTAGGTCGTCTATTACTTTTATCCATTTCCATCACATGACATTTGTCggcattaaattctaatttccatttTTGGCTCCACTCTTATAGTTCATCAATGTCTCTGCAATTCATACAGTCCTCAttgttctttattactctcaagAGTTTTGAATCATcaacaaacaaatttatgtagctacttaCAAACCCTCTTGTTATATATCATTCACATATATTTGAATCATTATTGgtcccagcactgaaccctgaGGTACTCCACTTGTTACTCTGCTCCAACTTGATTGGGTgtctcttatcactgtcctcatttttcttcttgttaagtTATCGCTCACCCACCTTAAGATACTTCGCTttgctctgtctgtctgataGATTCGTCACCCTCCCTGGGGTGGATGACGCTACAACTGTTACTGTCCCTTTACTCCTCAAATCACTTCTTTTATAATTCAGTTTACCCTAAAACTCCATTCTTTCTATTGAAATTCATGATCTTAACCTGACATTAATTTACCTTAACTACTTAAAATCAGATTACAATTAATTTATGCAACCAAGGAAAAATatttagtggtgagaataaaggaaagaaataagtgttgtgatgcgtgtgtgtgaagagaaccATCGCACCGGCGGGGTTTGTTTTGCTCTTTCCG
The window above is part of the Portunus trituberculatus isolate SZX2019 chromosome 31, ASM1759143v1, whole genome shotgun sequence genome. Proteins encoded here:
- the LOC123511472 gene encoding uncharacterized protein LOC123511472, which gives rise to MLRHRQLGPTKGTKRSSRPCDNSPHRLRHGEKEREEKTNKQTLFSSEESEIAAYIRTPHADIKSMGSSCYSRLTLKPSEGPARINQDQDQDQFTAEAGERQPHDQRELNELQSHLLRELAGLVGQERAERLYRNHVCRKHFLLVYGEGEKEKELVNKLKRCLRNKGEEVEDQWSISYGQNIQDGWHRLSSNAKAVVVLVSPTLLKNRQLCRYLSEIRHSHQDTTMPLFLEPLTPRSLPSSLAFLQQENAREVSQNHWNPDPFITFLLYQCRRRKHFCTKIKALNALVSELQDNPDYVCPCGTC